In Spirochaetales bacterium, the following are encoded in one genomic region:
- a CDS encoding cysteine desulfurase → MVYLDWAATALPDLDVLRKRCGEEEACFGNPSSPHSAGKKARELLSTSRKRVAGALGCDSSEVVFTSGGTESNNMILFSLLGRPAQRNPKIEVKRKMHIVTSGIEHPSVYNPVKRLELMGFRVSVIRAAKDGRVEPGRIAEALDEKTVLVSLMFVNNETGVVQRVEETGRLIREYRLKSGRRIIFHVDAVQGFGKLPFRPVEWDVDTAAISAHKLGGPKGSGALFIRKGIIPDFLYTGGEQEEKRRPGTEDIAGCYGFGLVAEKGAGLLEERYENATAIMERLMKDLSSIPGIVFIPDGRPHMNRASCSPYILKVAFPPIPGEVAVRMCDGKGFLVSTGSACSSRQKEKSHRVLRHMGIGEDIASSSIRISIGWETKMEDCIAFSRVLRQLVQSLK, encoded by the coding sequence ATGGTTTACCTGGATTGGGCTGCGACAGCCTTACCTGATCTCGATGTATTGAGGAAACGATGCGGTGAGGAAGAAGCGTGTTTCGGCAATCCTTCATCGCCGCACTCTGCGGGGAAAAAGGCACGGGAGCTTCTTTCAACCTCGAGGAAAAGGGTAGCGGGTGCCCTGGGGTGCGATTCTTCAGAGGTCGTCTTTACCTCCGGCGGTACCGAATCCAATAATATGATCCTTTTCTCGTTACTCGGCCGTCCGGCACAGCGGAATCCGAAGATCGAGGTAAAACGGAAAATGCATATTGTCACAAGCGGAATCGAGCACCCGTCCGTTTACAACCCCGTCAAACGACTCGAGTTAATGGGATTCAGGGTCTCGGTTATCCGCGCCGCGAAAGACGGAAGGGTCGAGCCCGGACGTATCGCCGAGGCGCTGGATGAAAAGACCGTGCTCGTTTCCCTTATGTTCGTCAACAACGAAACAGGGGTCGTTCAGCGGGTGGAAGAAACGGGGCGCCTGATACGGGAATACCGGTTGAAGTCGGGGCGGCGGATTATTTTTCATGTCGATGCGGTACAGGGGTTCGGAAAACTCCCCTTCAGGCCGGTTGAATGGGACGTGGATACCGCCGCGATCAGCGCCCATAAGCTGGGCGGACCAAAAGGCTCCGGAGCGCTCTTCATACGGAAGGGAATTATCCCCGATTTTCTTTATACGGGGGGTGAACAGGAGGAGAAACGGCGGCCGGGAACCGAGGATATTGCCGGGTGTTACGGATTCGGACTTGTCGCGGAAAAGGGCGCCGGGCTTTTGGAGGAACGGTATGAAAACGCAACCGCTATAATGGAAAGACTGATGAAAGACCTCTCATCGATTCCGGGAATTGTTTTTATACCGGACGGGCGGCCGCATATGAACCGGGCGAGTTGTTCACCGTACATACTCAAGGTCGCTTTTCCGCCGATACCCGGTGAAGTGGCGGTAAGGATGTGCGACGGGAAGGGATTTCTTGTTTCTACAGGTTCCGCCTGTTCTTCCAGGCAGAAAGAAAAATCACACCGGGTGCTCCGTCATATGGGTATCGGCGAGGATATCGCATCGTCGAGTATCCGGATATCGATCGGCTGGGAAACGAAAATGGAAGATTGTATCGCATTCTCACGGGTACTCAGACAACTCGTACAATCGCTGAAATAA
- the thiI gene encoding tRNA 4-thiouridine(8) synthase ThiI: MYERSLFLVKYGELSIKGKNKAQFTKRLRGNIRQQLTGIKTDFTLRPGRFYLRVEEGAEERAAVVLSRTFGIRAFSRAIMVEKKIESIEEAACKVAGRLVESGKGNRFKCEVRRTDKSFPSSSYEIACRLGDVLRKTFPGLSVNLDKPDWTINVEVRERAYVYGEEVPGLCGLPVSCAGKGLLLLSGGIDSPVAGYLMAKRGLFLDAVYFHTPPFTSQEVLEKIRSLIGVVKTYIPNMKLFVVPFTEVQLRIREKASRDEITLLSRASMMRIADTIARRDASLCLVTGESLSQVASQTPESIRFTGSKTVLPVFRPLIGYDKEEIINVARRIGTYEISILPYPDCCTLFAPPHPLIRPDFGHMCDAFDDLEIGELLEAAIAGTETVE, encoded by the coding sequence ATGTATGAAAGATCCCTCTTTCTAGTAAAATATGGAGAACTTTCGATAAAAGGGAAAAACAAGGCACAGTTTACTAAAAGATTACGCGGCAATATCAGGCAACAGCTGACCGGAATCAAGACGGATTTCACCCTCCGGCCGGGACGGTTTTATCTGAGAGTGGAAGAGGGGGCGGAGGAGAGGGCGGCCGTCGTGCTCTCCCGTACATTCGGCATCAGGGCGTTTTCACGGGCAATCATGGTGGAAAAGAAGATTGAATCCATCGAGGAAGCGGCATGCAAGGTCGCCGGCAGGCTCGTCGAATCCGGAAAGGGGAATAGATTTAAATGTGAAGTGAGACGGACGGATAAATCCTTTCCTTCATCGTCATACGAGATCGCATGCCGGCTTGGAGATGTTTTACGTAAAACCTTTCCCGGCCTCTCCGTCAATCTGGATAAACCCGACTGGACCATCAATGTGGAAGTTCGCGAGCGTGCGTACGTCTACGGGGAAGAGGTGCCGGGTTTGTGCGGCCTTCCCGTTTCATGCGCCGGAAAGGGACTTCTTCTTTTGTCCGGCGGTATCGATTCTCCCGTCGCCGGGTACCTCATGGCAAAACGGGGCCTTTTTCTGGATGCGGTTTATTTTCATACGCCGCCGTTCACCTCACAGGAAGTGCTTGAAAAGATCCGCAGCCTTATCGGCGTTGTAAAAACATATATACCGAATATGAAACTCTTTGTTGTACCGTTTACGGAAGTACAGCTTCGAATCAGGGAAAAGGCTTCTCGTGATGAAATCACCCTGCTGAGCAGGGCGAGTATGATGCGTATCGCGGATACGATCGCACGAAGGGACGCCTCACTCTGCCTTGTTACGGGAGAAAGCCTGAGCCAGGTCGCCAGTCAGACCCCGGAGAGTATTCGTTTTACGGGAAGCAAAACGGTTCTTCCCGTTTTTCGTCCGCTCATCGGGTATGACAAGGAAGAGATCATCAATGTCGCCCGCAGGATCGGAACATACGAGATATCGATTCTTCCCTATCCGGATTGCTGCACCCTCTTCGCTCCCCCGCACCCACTGATCCGGCCGGATTTCGGACACATGTGCGACGCTTTCGATGATCTTGAAATCGGGGAACTCCTCGAGGCGGCGATAGCCGGAACCGAAACCGTCGAATAA
- a CDS encoding isoleucine--tRNA ligase, with protein sequence MYKEVSQKVNFPEMEEEILSFWEKNDIFRKSIEQREGCEEYSFYDGPPFATGLPHFGHFVPGTIKDVIPRYQTMKGKKVQRRFGWDCHGLPVEYEMEKELKISGKKEIEDYGIAKFNEACRSIVLRYTGEWRSIITRLGRWVDFDNDYKTMDPDYMESIWWVVKSLWDRELIFEGFYILPYCPRCSTALSNFELNLGGYKDVQDPAITVRFRLKDSPDTYIIAWTTTPWTLPSNLALALGPDITYVKVKDSDEYYILARDLLPSYYKNPEECEIVKEYKGRDLKDVRYEPLFPYFRNLEENGAFRTFLGDFVSTEDGTGIVHIAPGFGEDDYNILRETGIPTVCPVDGEGKFTDEVTDYKGIFVKAADKQIIKDLKDRKKIVKHGTYMHPYPHCWRCSSPLIYRAISSWFVNIEKIKEAMIRANREITWVPAHLRDGRFGKWLEGARDWAISRNRYWGNPIPIWKCEGCGRTECIGSRAELEEKSGKKVDDLHKHFIDGITYSCDCGSAMIRIPEVLDCWFESGAMPYAQNHYPFENKKHFEQNFPADFIAEGLDQTRGWFYTLTVLSAALFNKPAFNNVVVNGLVLDEEGKKMSKSLRNYTDPAEVVNSFGADALRLFLMHSAVVKAEDLKYSDTGVREVLKNVIIPLWNSYYFFVTYANVDRIRISEPPENPENPLDRWILSEAERLVEEVTEQLDAYDLQKAFDPIVGFIDLLNNWYIRRSRRRFWKSENDLEKNQAYQALHTALMKLILVASPFIPFTTEGMYQNLKPDGSPLSIHLCEWPVADNSKRDTELEARMKITRQAVSMGRALRIQYQLRNRQPLKAIHLVTRNKDEKRTLIEMEEIIKDEMNVKNVVFRENEEELVEYRAKANYRVLGKELGKDMKKAAEKIETLRMSEIHSLLEGSVLSLDLGDRVFDLTAEGVSVMRIEKENLKVLNEGSLTIALDPEMTDELVREGIVRDIVRSVQNGRKEIGLNVTDRINLFIHGPEMVRDAVESFWEHLCSETLADSWKWEEHSGAQEVECGTEKCRIFLEKAE encoded by the coding sequence TTGTACAAAGAGGTAAGTCAAAAAGTAAACTTTCCGGAAATGGAAGAAGAAATTCTTTCATTCTGGGAAAAAAACGATATTTTCAGGAAATCGATCGAACAGCGGGAGGGCTGTGAGGAGTACAGTTTTTATGACGGCCCGCCTTTTGCGACCGGGCTTCCCCACTTCGGTCATTTTGTTCCGGGAACGATCAAGGATGTGATTCCGCGTTACCAGACCATGAAAGGGAAAAAGGTACAGAGGAGGTTCGGATGGGACTGCCACGGACTCCCCGTGGAATACGAAATGGAAAAGGAACTCAAGATTTCCGGAAAGAAGGAGATCGAAGATTACGGTATCGCGAAGTTCAACGAGGCATGCAGATCGATCGTCCTCCGATATACCGGTGAATGGCGCTCCATTATTACTCGCCTGGGCAGATGGGTTGATTTTGATAATGATTACAAGACAATGGACCCCGATTATATGGAATCGATCTGGTGGGTGGTGAAGTCACTGTGGGACAGGGAACTCATTTTCGAGGGATTCTATATTCTTCCATATTGTCCGCGCTGTTCGACCGCACTCTCGAATTTTGAACTTAATCTGGGCGGTTACAAGGACGTCCAGGACCCCGCGATCACGGTCCGTTTCAGACTCAAGGACTCACCCGACACCTACATCATCGCCTGGACGACCACCCCTTGGACGCTTCCATCCAATCTTGCCCTTGCCCTTGGACCGGATATCACCTACGTGAAGGTAAAGGACTCGGACGAATACTATATTCTCGCGCGCGACCTGCTCCCCTCCTATTATAAAAACCCCGAAGAATGCGAGATCGTCAAAGAGTACAAAGGGCGTGATTTAAAAGACGTAAGGTATGAACCGCTTTTTCCCTATTTCAGAAACCTCGAAGAAAACGGCGCCTTCCGGACCTTTTTGGGCGATTTTGTTTCGACTGAAGACGGAACCGGTATTGTCCATATTGCCCCGGGTTTTGGTGAAGACGATTACAATATTCTCAGGGAGACCGGAATTCCGACTGTCTGTCCGGTAGACGGTGAAGGCAAATTCACGGACGAGGTGACCGACTACAAAGGAATATTCGTCAAGGCAGCCGATAAACAGATTATCAAGGATCTCAAGGATCGGAAAAAAATAGTAAAACACGGGACATATATGCATCCGTACCCCCACTGCTGGCGGTGCAGTTCTCCGCTTATCTACCGCGCGATTTCATCGTGGTTTGTCAATATTGAAAAAATCAAGGAAGCCATGATACGGGCAAACCGGGAAATAACCTGGGTTCCCGCCCACCTCCGGGACGGGAGGTTCGGCAAATGGCTCGAAGGCGCCAGGGACTGGGCGATTTCACGAAACCGTTACTGGGGTAATCCCATTCCCATATGGAAATGTGAGGGCTGCGGCCGGACCGAATGCATCGGAAGCAGGGCTGAGCTCGAAGAGAAGTCCGGGAAAAAGGTGGACGATCTGCACAAGCACTTTATCGATGGGATCACCTACTCTTGCGATTGCGGCAGTGCGATGATCCGTATTCCGGAAGTCCTCGACTGCTGGTTCGAATCCGGGGCTATGCCCTATGCCCAGAATCATTACCCTTTTGAAAACAAGAAGCATTTCGAACAGAACTTTCCGGCGGATTTCATAGCGGAGGGGCTTGATCAGACAAGGGGCTGGTTTTATACACTCACTGTATTGTCGGCCGCACTTTTCAACAAGCCCGCATTCAATAACGTCGTTGTCAATGGACTTGTCCTCGATGAGGAAGGGAAAAAGATGTCAAAATCCCTGAGGAATTATACCGATCCCGCCGAGGTCGTGAACTCCTTTGGGGCGGATGCGCTCAGGCTTTTCCTGATGCATTCGGCGGTGGTAAAGGCGGAGGATTTGAAATATTCCGATACCGGCGTGAGGGAGGTGCTGAAAAATGTCATCATACCCCTGTGGAACTCATACTATTTCTTTGTCACCTATGCCAACGTCGACAGGATCCGGATAAGCGAGCCGCCGGAAAATCCCGAGAATCCGCTTGACCGGTGGATTTTGTCCGAGGCGGAACGGCTGGTGGAGGAGGTCACCGAACAACTCGATGCCTACGATCTGCAGAAGGCGTTCGATCCCATTGTCGGATTCATCGATCTGCTCAACAACTGGTACATACGGCGTTCAAGACGGCGTTTCTGGAAATCGGAAAACGATCTGGAAAAAAATCAGGCATATCAAGCCCTTCATACGGCCCTGATGAAGCTTATCCTTGTCGCCTCACCGTTTATCCCCTTTACGACAGAGGGAATGTACCAGAACCTCAAACCGGATGGCTCGCCGCTTTCCATTCATCTCTGCGAGTGGCCCGTAGCGGATAACAGCAAACGCGATACGGAACTCGAAGCCCGCATGAAAATCACCAGACAGGCCGTTTCCATGGGCAGGGCGCTACGGATTCAATACCAGCTTCGCAACAGACAGCCGCTCAAGGCGATTCACCTTGTCACACGGAATAAAGATGAGAAACGTACCCTCATCGAGATGGAAGAGATCATCAAGGACGAGATGAATGTGAAAAACGTCGTATTCAGGGAAAACGAGGAGGAGCTTGTCGAATACCGGGCCAAGGCGAATTACCGTGTCCTCGGAAAAGAACTCGGTAAGGATATGAAAAAGGCAGCGGAAAAGATCGAGACACTCAGGATGAGTGAAATCCATTCGCTGCTCGAAGGATCGGTTCTCTCGCTCGATCTCGGGGACAGGGTTTTCGATCTGACGGCGGAGGGTGTGAGTGTGATGAGAATCGAAAAGGAAAATCTCAAGGTGCTCAACGAGGGCTCGTTAACGATCGCCCTTGATCCTGAAATGACGGACGAACTCGTGCGGGAAGGAATCGTGAGGGATATCGTCCGTTCGGTACAGAACGGGAGAAAGGAAATCGGGTTGAACGTGACAGACCGTATCAATCTCTTCATCCACGGCCCCGAAATGGTCAGGGACGCCGTGGAAAGTTTCTGGGAACACCTCTGTTCGGAAACCCTTGCCGATTCCTGGAAATGGGAGGAACACTCAGGCGCACAGGAAGTCGAATGCGGAACGGAGAAATGCCGGATTTTTCTGGAAAAAGCCGAATAA
- the hisH gene encoding imidazole glycerol phosphate synthase subunit HisH: MSTSLKTKTAARVGIVDYRAGNLRSVETAFRYIGSDFFISGQPEDFRSASHLVFPGVGDAGAAMRVLKETGLGQAIREFYTSGKPVLGICLGCQIVLSRSEEGNVECLDLIRGTVVRFPERPGFKVPHMGWNQVKDASGHPLFDGIPERSSFYFVHSYYPVPESTADCIGETEYGVTFASAICRDNCAAVQFHPEKSGERGLRLLGNFLKWKAG, translated from the coding sequence ATGTCAACGTCACTGAAAACAAAAACAGCCGCGAGGGTGGGAATCGTCGATTACCGGGCGGGCAACCTTCGCAGTGTCGAGACCGCCTTCCGATACATCGGATCGGATTTTTTTATTTCCGGACAGCCGGAAGATTTCAGAAGCGCCTCACATCTTGTTTTTCCCGGTGTCGGGGATGCCGGAGCCGCCATGAGGGTGCTGAAGGAGACCGGCCTTGGCCAGGCGATACGGGAGTTCTATACATCGGGGAAACCGGTGCTGGGGATCTGCCTCGGCTGTCAGATCGTCCTTTCCCGATCGGAAGAGGGAAACGTCGAATGTCTTGACCTTATCCGCGGGACGGTTGTCCGGTTTCCCGAACGGCCGGGATTCAAAGTTCCTCATATGGGATGGAATCAGGTAAAGGATGCAAGCGGACACCCGCTTTTTGATGGAATCCCGGAGCGTTCGTCCTTCTATTTTGTCCACTCATATTACCCGGTCCCGGAAAGTACCGCCGACTGTATCGGGGAAACGGAATATGGCGTCACTTTTGCATCGGCGATCTGCAGGGACAATTGCGCGGCGGTCCAGTTTCACCCGGAAAAATCGGGTGAACGGGGATTGAGGCTGCTCGGTAATTTTCTGAAATGGAAGGCGGGGTAA
- a CDS encoding Crp/Fnr family transcriptional regulator encodes MRLNRDVFDRHVKQFKTGTVIFQEGDRGEELYIIIEGEVEIRKSTYTSSSKTLISLGRGDMFGEMAIIEKKARSATAVATKPTKLLIMNENLFEKVIEKNSDFAKKMIRILSERLRRANTILQKMIVTTRDNQIIGGLIQFAHDYGTPTFNGFRINIDKFVNWACDRLGIRSDDILQTIQDLLRRGIVTNSALGDREIILKEKKR; translated from the coding sequence ATGCGACTAAACAGGGATGTTTTTGACCGTCATGTGAAACAGTTTAAAACAGGTACCGTCATTTTTCAGGAGGGTGACCGCGGCGAGGAACTCTATATTATTATAGAAGGCGAGGTCGAAATAAGAAAATCGACCTACACCTCCTCATCAAAAACACTCATAAGTCTGGGCAGGGGCGATATGTTCGGTGAAATGGCGATTATCGAAAAAAAAGCGCGATCGGCAACGGCCGTCGCGACAAAGCCGACCAAGCTCCTCATCATGAACGAGAATCTTTTCGAGAAAGTGATTGAAAAAAACTCTGATTTTGCTAAAAAAATGATACGGATTCTCTCGGAACGGCTCAGACGGGCGAATACGATTCTCCAGAAGATGATTGTCACCACAAGGGACAATCAGATTATCGGAGGTCTTATCCAGTTCGCGCACGATTACGGGACCCCCACCTTCAACGGGTTCCGGATCAATATCGACAAGTTCGTCAATTGGGCGTGCGACCGTCTCGGGATCCGTTCGGATGATATTCTCCAGACAATCCAGGACCTTCTTCGAAGGGGGATCGTCACCAATTCGGCGCTGGGTGACAGGGAGATCATTTTAAAAGAAAAAAAACGGTGA
- a CDS encoding ATP-dependent RNA helicase produces the protein MNSKKLPVYKQRSKILKRLASNQVIVVESPTGSGKTTQIPQILYEARYAKSGIIGITQPRRIAAVSVAQFIAKQMGKTIPDTVGYKMRFEDATDARTKIKIMTDGILLQEIKADYMLSKYSVIIVDEAHERSLNIDFIIGLLKRILQSRPNFKVIISSATINAQVFSEYFDSCPVVNIESIIYPVKIVYQVAKVEHNFDMMLQNITDIMFRIDKESEEGDVLVFLSGEKGIKQCITMLYGLPFADKLEILPLYSRLSSEEQEKVFNQYPGKRKVIVATNIAETSVTIDGIIYVIDSGLAKMNFYNPRTFTSSLVEVPISKAACNQRKGRAGRTNPGVCFRLYNHTDYESRSMFTLEEIFRTDLSEVVLRMAEIGIHDFEGFDFISQPQKEGIHSAVETLTMLDGLDDNMELTEIGKMMAIFPLLPRHSRIIVEAIMRYPVVIEEVLIATAFLTTNSPFLLPQGLEIEARKAHHSFRDKNGDFLSYLKLYKSFLRTNRKEKFCEQYFLDYKTMLEILNIKTQLEDIVAENKIPIRSGGGVKDYISAIARGLIQFVCIKRGKELYASLTAEKIFIHPGSVMFRKNPRFIVAGEIVKTTRTYARSVSEILPEWIPDISPLLTSLLGVEGGVKRKRRGERDYTNNIKIGGEVFRIETVKGKKKTVVLPWNKVKAMLPALTDAMMPSFKGLRGKIIYEQYEILSGTRLDTLLNLAAKINPEKEIIRKWPRNIFRFRENPARLLQNLRLILMLCKQRKKSKRLGFLSLRTDGEGNYRFICKKTFYSALTESLASLETLADEPDEVLQGPDRQTVNKLYRRLAGLLE, from the coding sequence ATGAATTCTAAAAAACTTCCTGTTTACAAACAGCGATCAAAAATTCTCAAACGGCTCGCCTCGAATCAGGTCATCGTTGTGGAAAGTCCCACCGGTTCGGGTAAAACAACCCAGATACCGCAGATTCTCTATGAAGCCCGGTATGCGAAGTCAGGCATCATCGGTATAACGCAGCCGCGGCGTATCGCGGCCGTTTCCGTTGCACAATTTATCGCGAAACAGATGGGAAAAACCATCCCGGACACCGTCGGATACAAAATGCGGTTTGAAGATGCAACCGACGCCCGGACAAAAATAAAGATCATGACTGACGGTATTCTCCTCCAGGAAATAAAAGCGGATTATATGCTTTCAAAATACAGCGTCATCATCGTCGATGAAGCCCATGAACGGAGCCTGAATATCGATTTTATCATCGGACTCTTGAAACGGATACTGCAAAGCAGACCGAATTTCAAGGTCATTATCTCCTCCGCAACGATCAATGCCCAGGTGTTTTCCGAATATTTCGACAGTTGTCCCGTGGTCAATATCGAGAGTATCATCTATCCCGTCAAAATCGTCTATCAGGTCGCAAAGGTCGAGCATAATTTCGATATGATGCTGCAGAATATAACCGATATCATGTTCAGAATCGATAAAGAATCGGAAGAAGGTGACGTCCTTGTTTTTCTTTCCGGTGAAAAGGGGATAAAGCAATGTATTACCATGCTTTACGGACTTCCCTTCGCGGACAAACTTGAAATTCTGCCCCTTTACTCCCGCCTCTCGAGCGAAGAACAGGAAAAGGTGTTCAATCAGTATCCGGGAAAACGAAAGGTCATCGTTGCCACCAATATTGCCGAAACATCGGTGACCATCGACGGCATTATTTATGTGATTGACAGCGGACTCGCAAAAATGAACTTCTACAATCCCAGGACATTCACTTCCTCCCTTGTCGAGGTCCCCATCTCAAAGGCCGCTTGTAACCAGCGAAAGGGAAGGGCCGGACGCACGAATCCCGGCGTCTGTTTCCGTCTTTATAACCATACCGATTACGAATCGAGATCCATGTTTACCCTCGAAGAGATATTCCGCACCGATCTGTCCGAGGTGGTATTGCGAATGGCTGAAATCGGTATTCATGATTTTGAAGGCTTTGATTTTATCTCGCAACCGCAAAAGGAAGGCATTCATAGTGCCGTGGAAACCCTTACCATGCTCGACGGACTCGACGACAATATGGAACTCACTGAAATCGGAAAAATGATGGCGATATTCCCCCTCCTGCCGCGGCATTCACGCATTATTGTCGAGGCGATTATGCGGTATCCGGTCGTCATCGAAGAGGTCCTGATCGCAACGGCTTTCCTGACCACCAATTCCCCCTTTCTTCTCCCGCAGGGACTTGAAATCGAAGCGAGAAAGGCACATCATTCATTCAGGGACAAGAATGGGGATTTTCTCTCCTATCTCAAACTTTATAAAAGCTTTTTACGGACGAACAGGAAAGAGAAATTCTGTGAACAATATTTCCTTGATTACAAGACGATGCTTGAAATTCTCAATATCAAAACACAACTCGAAGATATTGTGGCGGAAAATAAAATTCCCATTCGGTCGGGCGGCGGCGTCAAGGACTATATATCCGCTATCGCCAGGGGGCTTATTCAGTTTGTGTGCATAAAACGGGGAAAGGAGCTATACGCAAGCCTGACCGCAGAGAAAATATTTATTCATCCCGGTTCGGTGATGTTTCGAAAAAACCCCCGGTTCATCGTGGCTGGTGAAATCGTCAAGACGACCCGCACATACGCCCGCTCGGTTTCCGAGATTCTGCCCGAATGGATTCCCGATATTTCTCCCCTGCTAACATCCCTCCTTGGTGTGGAAGGGGGTGTGAAAAGAAAGCGAAGGGGTGAGAGGGATTATACGAATAATATCAAAATCGGCGGGGAAGTGTTCAGGATTGAAACGGTAAAAGGAAAGAAGAAGACGGTCGTCCTCCCCTGGAACAAGGTAAAGGCGATGTTGCCGGCCTTGACGGATGCCATGATGCCTTCGTTCAAAGGATTGCGTGGAAAAATAATTTATGAACAATATGAGATTCTTTCGGGAACAAGGCTCGATACCTTGCTTAATCTGGCCGCGAAAATCAATCCGGAAAAGGAAATCATCAGAAAATGGCCCCGAAATATCTTCCGTTTTCGTGAAAACCCCGCCCGCCTTTTGCAAAACCTTCGCTTGATTCTCATGCTATGCAAACAGAGGAAAAAATCGAAACGTCTCGGATTTCTTTCGCTTCGAACGGACGGCGAAGGCAATTACCGTTTTATCTGTAAAAAGACCTTTTATTCGGCACTCACGGAAAGCCTCGCGAGCCTTGAAACCCTCGCGGACGAACCCGACGAGGTTCTCCAGGGTCCCGACCGTCAAACAGTGAACAAGCTATACCGGCGCCTCGCGGGATTGCTCGAATAA
- a CDS encoding SLBB domain-containing protein: MPAFGNQPILTTKIDSEKVIAQKILGTTKYKLTPGDSYKIIVQVRETITQPLILDENYLLEIPFLGTVDVRGMYFSELRQLIIKRIKAKMVVDFVDFVLVAPALFDIFIYGGVENPGIATVTPVNTLWEAIVLAKGFKKGGSYRQIALERGGETFVCDLGKYIGEGDLSQNMLLEPGDRIYIPHAEIMAKIDGNVLYPDTYELVPGETMADLIRIAGGLRPDADRKHIKVVRMTESRSFTMIDLTYEAAETVAVQNGDQMKVASFHENSDMILVEGALYGRPTSGTEPQPITPKPIVINVPYIPEMTLLEVLEEFGGPTPLADAEKSLVIRKRTGEKIPVDVRRLWESRSDNLDILLEPRDHVYVPMVATKVVVAGKVNTPGAFPYVTDSIVSDYIMMAGGIIPEEGDANRIFLLDTKGKKAPLTLESEVEPGYLIYVDQTAWEYTKYTLDQITVVIGFAAASLALVLSIYDLIDVFY; encoded by the coding sequence ATGCCTGCATTCGGAAATCAGCCGATACTCACCACAAAAATCGACAGCGAGAAAGTAATCGCACAGAAAATACTGGGAACGACAAAATATAAACTGACCCCGGGGGATTCGTACAAGATTATCGTTCAGGTCAGGGAAACGATAACGCAGCCACTTATACTCGATGAAAATTATCTTCTTGAAATACCTTTTCTCGGAACGGTCGATGTCAGGGGGATGTATTTTTCCGAACTCAGACAGCTGATAATCAAACGAATCAAGGCAAAAATGGTTGTCGACTTCGTCGATTTCGTTCTCGTCGCGCCTGCGTTATTCGATATTTTCATTTACGGCGGGGTGGAGAATCCGGGGATCGCCACGGTCACGCCGGTCAACACCCTCTGGGAGGCGATCGTTCTGGCAAAGGGCTTCAAGAAAGGCGGAAGTTACCGCCAGATTGCATTGGAGAGGGGCGGGGAGACCTTTGTCTGTGATCTCGGGAAATATATCGGGGAGGGGGACCTTTCACAGAATATGCTTCTTGAACCGGGAGACAGGATTTATATCCCCCATGCGGAAATCATGGCCAAAATCGACGGGAATGTCCTGTACCCGGACACTTACGAACTCGTACCGGGTGAAACAATGGCCGATCTCATCCGTATTGCCGGCGGATTACGGCCGGATGCGGACAGGAAGCATATAAAGGTCGTCCGGATGACGGAAAGCAGGTCTTTTACCATGATCGATCTCACCTATGAAGCGGCTGAAACCGTTGCCGTTCAAAACGGCGATCAGATGAAGGTTGCCTCGTTTCATGAAAACTCCGATATGATTCTGGTCGAAGGGGCCCTTTACGGCAGACCGACGTCCGGAACGGAACCGCAGCCGATTACACCAAAACCTATCGTCATCAATGTTCCCTATATACCGGAGATGACTCTCCTTGAAGTTCTCGAGGAGTTCGGTGGTCCGACGCCCCTTGCCGACGCGGAGAAAAGCCTCGTGATACGAAAGCGGACAGGAGAAAAAATACCGGTCGATGTGAGAAGGCTGTGGGAATCCCGGAGCGACAACCTCGACATACTCCTCGAACCCCGAGATCATGTGTATGTACCGATGGTCGCGACAAAAGTCGTGGTCGCGGGAAAAGTGAACACCCCCGGCGCATTTCCTTATGTCACCGACTCGATTGTTTCCGATTATATCATGATGGCGGGGGGAATCATCCCGGAAGAAGGGGATGCAAATCGTATTTTCCTCCTCGACACGAAGGGGAAAAAAGCCCCGCTTACGCTGGAAAGCGAGGTCGAACCCGGTTATCTTATTTATGTCGATCAAACCGCCTGGGAATATACGAAATACACACTCGACCAGATCACGGTCGTTATAGGCTTTGCCGCCGCATCACTTGCACTCGTCTTGAGTATTTATGATTTGATCGATGTATTCTATTAA